In one window of Cellulophaga sp. HaHa_2_95 DNA:
- a CDS encoding ACP phosphodiesterase: MNFLAHIYLSFDDNEITLGNFIADSIRGNKYKHLPERVQKGIKLHRFIDTFTDAHPTVRKSTKRLHENYSHYSGVIVDIFYDHFLAKNWGTYSDVPLELFVDNFYDLLEDNYEILPDTTKHMMPYMIADNWIFNYSKLEGIGRVLNGMNRRTKNKSKMNFAILDLEQHYDEFEKEFTSFFEELVTYSKQKYISL; the protein is encoded by the coding sequence ATGAATTTTTTAGCACATATTTACCTATCATTTGATGATAATGAAATTACTCTTGGAAATTTTATTGCCGATAGTATTCGCGGTAATAAGTACAAGCATTTACCAGAGCGAGTACAAAAAGGGATCAAATTACATCGATTTATTGATACCTTTACCGATGCACACCCCACGGTTAGAAAAAGCACTAAAAGATTACATGAAAACTATAGCCATTATAGCGGCGTTATTGTAGACATTTTTTACGATCATTTTTTAGCAAAAAATTGGGGTACGTATTCTGATGTTCCTTTGGAGCTTTTTGTAGATAATTTCTACGATCTTTTAGAAGATAATTATGAAATACTTCCAGATACTACTAAACATATGATGCCGTATATGATTGCTGATAATTGGATTTTTAATTACTCAAAACTAGAAGGTATTGGTAGGGTACTAAATGGTATGAACAGAAGAACAAAAAATAAATCTAAGATGAACTTTGCTATTTTAGATTTAGAACAGCATTATGATGAGTTTGAAAAAGAATTTACATCC
- the glmM gene encoding phosphoglucosamine mutase, translating to MTLIKSISGIRGTIGGKPGDNLTPIDAVKFAAAYGIWLKEYSKKDKLKVVIGRDARISGEMIQNIVVSTLIGLGIDVIDLDLSTTPTVEIAVPLEEADGGIILTASHNPKQWNALKLLNEKGEFLDAAQGAKILAIAEKEDFNFSEVDDLGEITRNDSYIDIHIDEVLELDLIDADTIRAAKFKVVVDGVNSTGGIAIPKLLKELGVEVVELYCDPTGHFPHNPEPLKEHLGDICALVLEEKADFGIVVDPDVDRLAFISNDGEMFGEEYTLVACADYVLGKTKGNTVSNLSSSRALRDITQKHGGTYEAAAVGEVNVVTKMKANNAVIGGEGNGGIIYPESHYGRDSLVGTALFLMLMAEKGGTVAELRASYPSYFMSKKKIELTPGLDVDAILVAMADTYKKEEITTIDGVKIDFAENWVHLRKSNTEPIIRIYTEAKSQSEADALADKIIGEIKKVAGL from the coding sequence ATGACACTAATCAAATCCATTTCAGGAATACGTGGTACAATCGGAGGAAAACCAGGAGATAACTTAACACCCATTGATGCGGTAAAATTTGCAGCAGCCTATGGTATTTGGTTAAAAGAATATTCTAAGAAAGATAAATTAAAAGTAGTTATAGGTAGAGATGCTCGTATTTCTGGAGAGATGATTCAGAATATTGTAGTATCTACTTTAATAGGTTTAGGGATAGATGTAATTGATTTAGATTTATCTACTACCCCTACTGTTGAAATTGCTGTTCCCTTAGAAGAGGCTGATGGAGGTATTATTCTAACCGCTAGTCACAATCCAAAACAATGGAATGCTTTAAAATTGCTAAATGAAAAGGGAGAATTTTTAGATGCAGCACAAGGGGCTAAGATTTTGGCCATTGCAGAAAAAGAGGATTTCAATTTTTCTGAGGTTGATGATTTAGGCGAAATCACACGAAATGATTCTTATATAGATATTCATATTGATGAAGTTTTAGAACTTGATCTAATAGATGCTGATACCATTAGAGCTGCAAAATTTAAAGTTGTAGTAGATGGTGTAAACTCTACGGGTGGTATTGCCATACCAAAGCTTTTAAAAGAATTAGGAGTAGAAGTTGTGGAGTTATATTGTGACCCTACGGGACATTTTCCACATAACCCAGAACCTCTGAAAGAGCATTTAGGAGATATTTGTGCTTTAGTACTAGAAGAAAAAGCGGATTTTGGAATTGTAGTTGATCCTGATGTAGACCGTTTGGCCTTCATTAGTAACGACGGTGAAATGTTCGGAGAAGAATATACGCTTGTAGCTTGTGCTGATTATGTCTTAGGAAAAACTAAAGGAAATACCGTATCAAACTTATCTTCCTCTAGAGCGCTTAGAGATATCACACAAAAACATGGTGGCACTTATGAAGCTGCAGCTGTTGGAGAGGTAAACGTGGTAACCAAAATGAAAGCAAATAATGCCGTTATAGGCGGCGAAGGTAATGGTGGTATTATTTACCCTGAAAGTCATTATGGAAGAGATTCTCTTGTAGGTACCGCTTTATTTTTAATGCTAATGGCAGAAAAAGGTGGCACTGTTGCTGAATTGAGAGCTAGTTACCCATCTTACTTCATGAGTAAAAAGAAAATTGAATTGACCCCTGGCTTAGATGTGGATGCTATTTTAGTTGCCATGGCTGATACTTATAAAAAGGAAGAGATTACTACTATTGACGGTGTGAAAATTGATTTCGCTGAGAACTGGGTACATTTACGTAAATCTAATACAGAGCCTATTATTAGAATTTATACGGAGGCTAAATCACAATCAGAAGCTGATGCTTTAGCTGATAAAATTATAGGTGAAATAAAAAAAGTAGCTGGTTTGTAA
- a CDS encoding lysophospholipid acyltransferase family protein, with translation MQLLVFILVYPILWFISILPYTLFYWLSDFVFFLVYTLFGYRKKVVYSNLKLVFPDKSEQELLQIQRKFYSHLIDTFMEMIKTMALSKAQVQQRYTIKNIEILKELGKTKSVLIVCSHYANWEWNVSINNYVDFKGYAVYQKVANKYFDHWIRKVRARWNTTLITQEETVKTVVRNVRDDVRSAYGMVSDQSPQAHRAPYWTEFMGIKVPVFSGAETMARKMDLGVLFLKVAKVKRGYYEAEFIPITAAGKSTAAHEITDKFLRLTEQQILERPEHYLWTHRRWKHRDKADQH, from the coding sequence ATGCAGTTATTAGTATTCATTTTAGTTTACCCTATTCTTTGGTTTATTTCCATATTACCATATACCTTATTTTATTGGCTCTCAGATTTTGTTTTTTTCTTGGTGTATACCCTTTTTGGTTACCGCAAAAAAGTAGTGTATTCAAATTTGAAACTTGTATTTCCTGATAAAAGCGAACAGGAACTGTTACAAATTCAACGTAAGTTCTATAGTCATTTGATTGATACGTTCATGGAGATGATTAAAACCATGGCACTATCCAAGGCTCAAGTACAGCAAAGATATACCATCAAAAATATTGAAATCCTTAAAGAATTAGGCAAGACTAAAAGTGTTTTAATAGTCTGTTCGCACTACGCCAATTGGGAATGGAATGTGAGTATAAATAACTATGTAGATTTCAAAGGCTATGCTGTGTATCAAAAAGTAGCAAATAAATATTTTGATCATTGGATACGTAAAGTAAGAGCCCGTTGGAACACGACCTTAATTACACAAGAAGAAACAGTGAAAACTGTGGTAAGAAATGTTAGAGATGATGTTAGGAGTGCTTACGGAATGGTAAGTGATCAATCTCCTCAAGCCCATAGAGCTCCTTATTGGACGGAGTTTATGGGAATTAAAGTTCCTGTTTTTAGTGGTGCAGAAACTATGGCACGTAAAATGGATTTAGGAGTGCTGTTTCTAAAAGTAGCTAAAGTAAAAAGAGGCTATTATGAGGCGGAATTTATTCCGATTACGGCAGCAGGAAAATCTACTGCGGCTCATGAAATTACCGATAAGTTTCTGCGCTTAACAGAACAACAGATACTAGAACGTCCTGAACATTATTTATGGACTCATCGCCGCTGGAAACATAGAGATAAAGCAGATCAGCATTAA